The nucleotide sequence TTTTTTTAGTTGGATACATATTATACAATATctgaatacaaaaataaaaaagccCTCCTCACCAAATCCATCTAATTTCCCTGATGAATTGTACTTCCCTACATGAAACAATAATACCACCTAATCAGAACCGAGAACAGCACAGTTTGTGTTGCTATAATGAGAATAGAAAAGCTTtcacatttgtaaacattttgttGAGATTTTAATTTGTCAGAGTTACATTTTCCAATTTACACAAACTTAAAAGTTTCTTATATTACTTAATGCTTTGGGAGTTTGGATACCGGTACATGTTTAGATGAGTGTTAAAAAATAGTAATACAATTGTACATTCCAGAGTTGGGATTAATTCTATTCGAAATGTTCATTTGTGTAAATTGGAATACCTTTAATCAAATTTCAGTTGACCTAAATTGAACCTAAACCTGGTCATTTCTCCTATTAACTAATTCATGATTTATCCAGGGCTACATGCATCCAAAGACATCTAAATCTTTTTTGTAAGTAATTTTCATCCTTTAAAATACAATTAGTTTGCTCTTGGTTGACTAGtataaaaaaacacataataaagAAATGACTCTAGCACACATGTGAGAGGGTATTTCTCGCCCTGAGACTTCTCAATGAAGCGGTATTTCTACAAATAGAAATAGTCTTAGTAATATGCGTATCCCAGGTAAAGGTTTTGACACTGTATGGTGTTTTAGCACTGCTTATCATGGGAGGTGTAGTTCATATGAACTACAAGCCTTTCCTTGTTTCCATCTACCTTGCTCATAGTCCATTGTTGGGTGAGAATAGCAGCAGTGGCTAGGAGACAAGGCCGTAGGTGTGGGGTGGGATGAGAGGGGGCTGGTTAGCACTGGTAGTGGAAATGCTGGTGTTGATGGACCTTACCATCCAAGTGGGAGTGTGTGTGCGAGTGCATGTCTGTGTAAACGTTGGAGTAAATCTTAGGGGGCCCACTAAGGACAGGGGCTCCCAGGCCCACCAGTCTATGGCTGGGGTAGTCAGGGCTATTCAGGGTATTACAGGGGGTGTTGGTGCTGGGCTCTTTGTCCGAAATGTGTTGGTCTCGGTGGGCTATGGTCATGGGGCGGGGGGGCAAGGTGTTGTGGCGTCGGCGGCTGTGGCACAGCCAGAGTACAATGGTGCCTACGATGAGGAGGGCTGCTGCAGGGATGCCAATAATCAGAGGCCAGGGCAGGCCGGAGCTCAGGTGTGGAGGAGTCACTGTGTTCTCCACCTGAGGGTCTGGACACACAACAGTGGAGAGATCAGTGAGCTCTACAGATCTAAGCTTTCTGAAGTGTTATAAGACAAGATATAACAAGAATAACCCACTGCCATTCCATCCCAGTAAAGTCCCATTCTACAGTTAGTGAATGGCTGTACTCACCTGGCAGCACGGTGAGGTAAGCACTGCGGAAGCTGTAACCCATTGTGTTAGCTCCCAGGCAAATGTACATCCCAGCATCCCCATCATGGGCCTTGATGATAGCCAGCTTGTTGAGGTAGGAGCCGTCAGGCCGGGACCACACGTCCCCTGTGGGCAGAACCACAAAATGCTGCCCTCCGACTTCCAGGGTGGAGTTATAGCGGTCCTCTGTGCCTGGGTCAACCCTCTTCAGCCACTGGACCACAGGCTTCACGTCACTGTGGACCTTACACTGGAAGGAGGCGGTGCCACCATACTCCACAGTGGTGTTGACCGGGTGGGTGCCGGTCAGGACAGGCTTGCAGTGAGAGCGCTCTGTAGGGAGATGGACAGGATTCATAAGCATGTGAATCATAATGACAACATACTCAGCACAATTACCTTGGCAACGTAAGAGAGGCCTGGGGTATAAATACAACTGGAGTGTGCTATAAAATGATTTGTGGTGTTGGCCAGTGCAGGGACCCATCCTTACCGATGACATCCAGCTTGTAGGTGGCGTTGATGTGCCCGGCTGGGTTGGAGACATGGCAGGTGTACTTGGCACTGTCCTGGGGTTGCAGGTTCTTTAGGGTGAGGGTCCACTGGGGGCGCTTGCCCTGGCGTGGGGGTGGCAGCGGGGTCTGGTCCTTCCACCAGGTGATGACGGGAGGAGGGGTGCCGCTGGCCTGGCACTTGAACCTCACTGAGCTGCCCACCGGCTTGTACAGCACCCGCCTGCGCATCTTAGTGGGCTGACTAAACCGAGGCTTCACTGCAGAGAAGATACATCATGAAGGTTAACACAGACTTCAATAACATTCCGCAGGGCTATAATGTAGTGAAGGGAAGCAGTCGGGTACTCACCCCAGGGCTCTCCTGTAGGGTCAAG is from Salvelinus namaycush isolate Seneca chromosome 17, SaNama_1.0, whole genome shotgun sequence and encodes:
- the LOC120062191 gene encoding fibroblast growth factor receptor-like 1; translation: MFPWGSLTQFYTGLLTQGLSVFVGLDMYSLWYGVVTQGPPQNQTDTAGQCPPWVSRQVEERQTARLGRTVRLACPVEGDPPPLVLWVKDGRNVHPGWSRYRVLKKSLKIKEVELGDAGVYMCRVTNGFGSITLNYTLIVMDDTAASQTDAPPAVVEPNAELTQLDPTGEPWVKPRFSQPTKMRRRVLYKPVGSSVRFKCQASGTPPPVITWWKDQTPLPPPRQGKRPQWTLTLKNLQPQDSAKYTCHVSNPAGHINATYKLDVIERSHCKPVLTGTHPVNTTVEYGGTASFQCKVHSDVKPVVQWLKRVDPGTEDRYNSTLEVGGQHFVVLPTGDVWSRPDGSYLNKLAIIKAHDGDAGMYICLGANTMGYSFRSAYLTVLPDPQVENTVTPPHLSSGLPWPLIIGIPAAALLIVGTIVLWLCHSRRRHNTLPPRPMTIAHRDQHISDKEPSTNTPCNTLNSPDYPSHRLVGLGAPVLSGPPKIYSNVYTDMHSHTHSHLDGKVHQHQHFHYQC